One region of Xylanibacillus composti genomic DNA includes:
- the larB gene encoding nickel pincer cofactor biosynthesis protein LarB, with product MNIEQLLGDLQAGRISLEEAKAGLQDWRSAGSMDFAELDLDRERRTGFPEVIYGESKTAEQISAIFRRMMEHSDRVLATRVSEGKAESIRSDVPEAEYHPIARTLSWHRNKPQYAPDEDYVAVVCAGTSDLPVAEEAAVTAEMLGCRVERIFDVGVAGIHRLFRRLELIRGAQAVVAVAGMEGALASVLAGLVERPVVAVPTSVGYGANFQGMAALLAMINACAPGIAVVNIDNGFGAGYYAALIQQNRKG from the coding sequence ATGAATATAGAGCAGCTTCTGGGAGACCTGCAAGCAGGCCGCATTAGCCTGGAGGAAGCCAAGGCCGGCCTGCAAGACTGGCGCTCCGCGGGATCCATGGACTTCGCCGAGCTGGATCTGGACCGCGAACGCCGCACCGGATTCCCCGAGGTCATCTACGGCGAAAGCAAAACTGCCGAGCAAATCAGCGCCATCTTCCGCCGGATGATGGAGCATTCGGACCGCGTGCTCGCCACTCGTGTCAGCGAGGGGAAGGCCGAGAGCATCCGTTCCGACGTGCCGGAGGCGGAATACCACCCGATTGCCCGCACACTTTCCTGGCACCGCAACAAACCGCAATATGCTCCGGATGAAGACTATGTGGCGGTCGTCTGCGCCGGCACTTCCGATCTGCCAGTAGCAGAGGAAGCGGCGGTCACTGCCGAGATGCTGGGCTGCCGCGTGGAACGCATCTTCGATGTCGGTGTCGCCGGCATACATCGGCTGTTCCGTCGATTGGAGCTGATCCGCGGCGCACAAGCGGTCGTTGCTGTGGCAGGCATGGAAGGAGCGCTGGCAAGCGTGCTGGCCGGCTTGGTGGAGCGTCCGGTTGTCGCTGTGCCGACAAGTGTCGGTTACGGCGCCAACTTCCAAGGAATGGCCGCGCTGCTGGCGATGATCAATGCCTGTGCGCCGGGCATTGCTGTCGTCAACATTGACAACGGGTTTGGCGCAGGCTATTATGCCGCTCTCATTCAACAAAACAGGAAAGGATGA
- a CDS encoding NAD kinase — protein MKYEVINRGDRVSAELANTFHRLAADEQLAHDPAEPDIVVSIGGDGTLLHAFHQYVHRIEQTAFVGIHTGHLGFYADWKPEELEDLVRCMGRESALDEKIVKYPLAKVQITNESETQSFLALNECTLRGFESTLVAQLRVNDEDFEMFRGDGICISTPSGSTAYNKSLNGALIHPSLETIQIAEIASINNRVYRTLGSSMVLPRHHHCDIYPRAGRNIVLTIDHLNVDIGNFRSIRCQVAESKVRFVRYRPFPFWNRVKEAFIGDLLD, from the coding sequence GTGAAATACGAGGTTATAAACCGAGGAGACCGGGTTTCCGCGGAACTCGCCAACACATTCCACCGTTTGGCTGCGGACGAGCAGTTGGCGCATGATCCAGCCGAACCGGATATTGTCGTGTCCATCGGCGGTGATGGCACGTTGCTGCATGCCTTCCATCAATATGTCCATCGGATCGAGCAGACTGCCTTCGTTGGGATACATACAGGACATCTTGGATTTTATGCGGATTGGAAGCCGGAGGAACTGGAGGATTTGGTTCGCTGTATGGGCAGGGAGTCCGCCCTCGATGAGAAGATTGTGAAATATCCGCTTGCCAAGGTACAGATTACGAATGAAAGCGAGACCCAGTCCTTTCTGGCGCTCAATGAGTGTACCCTTCGCGGATTTGAATCCACATTGGTCGCCCAGCTGCGTGTCAATGATGAGGATTTCGAAATGTTTCGCGGCGACGGCATCTGCATCTCGACCCCATCCGGAAGCACTGCCTACAATAAAAGCTTGAATGGCGCACTGATTCACCCGTCATTGGAGACGATACAAATCGCCGAGATTGCCTCCATCAACAATCGCGTTTATCGGACTCTCGGCTCGTCCATGGTGCTGCCTCGCCATCATCATTGCGATATTTATCCGCGGGCCGGCCGCAACATTGTGCTCACCATCGATCATCTGAATGTGGATATCGGCAATTTTCGTTCGATTCGCTGCCAAGTGGCCGAAAGCAAGGTCAGATTCGTCCGCTATCGTCCCTTCCCTTTCTGGAATCGGGTCAAGGAAGCCTTTATCGGCGACCTGCTGGATTAG
- a CDS encoding globin domain-containing protein — translation MVRLNFYEEMGGEQTIRRIVDTFYPKVLADPLIGPLFPDGIEEVKEKQFLFLSQFFGGPPLYSERFGHPMMRARHMHVPIGIEEARAWLSCMRQTLEELELPDELREAMMDRLSGPAYHFMNRT, via the coding sequence CTGGTCAGACTGAATTTCTACGAAGAAATGGGCGGCGAGCAGACGATACGCCGCATTGTCGACACATTTTATCCGAAGGTTTTGGCCGATCCGTTGATCGGACCATTGTTTCCCGATGGGATTGAGGAAGTGAAGGAGAAGCAATTTTTGTTCCTGTCACAATTTTTCGGGGGACCTCCGCTGTACTCGGAACGATTCGGCCATCCGATGATGCGTGCGCGCCATATGCATGTGCCAATCGGCATCGAGGAGGCAAGGGCATGGCTGTCCTGCATGCGGCAAACCTTGGAAGAGCTGGAGCTGCCGGACGAGCTGCGTGAGGCGATGATGGATCGTCTGTCCGGTCCTGCTTATCACTTTATGAATCGAACCTGA
- a CDS encoding YutD family protein, with protein sequence MITVGNKTYELIHEHKNGWNQESFRARYSEVLERYDYIVGDWGYNQLRLKGFFRDNHPKASKDALIGTVQDYLNEYCNFGCAYFVLQKVPTPVKDKERKSQEHQEPADANHSNHEDDAESGLSKQQRSATEPEQLEPLGGEPAQAETTKAELRAQHENKGYKADGAKRDFQRRDWNREESLRNEGVKREHGRRDAAKSGHRAKPKQQMDEAGSKKEQTPQA encoded by the coding sequence ATGATTACTGTTGGGAACAAGACCTATGAGCTGATTCATGAACACAAGAACGGCTGGAACCAAGAAAGCTTCCGCGCACGCTACAGCGAAGTGCTGGAGCGGTATGATTATATTGTCGGCGATTGGGGCTACAATCAGCTTCGGCTGAAAGGCTTTTTTCGCGACAACCACCCGAAGGCGTCGAAAGACGCCTTAATCGGGACCGTGCAAGATTATTTAAATGAGTACTGCAATTTCGGATGCGCTTACTTTGTTCTGCAGAAGGTTCCCACCCCGGTCAAGGACAAGGAACGGAAGTCCCAAGAGCATCAGGAGCCTGCGGACGCGAACCATTCCAATCACGAGGATGATGCGGAATCCGGTCTGTCGAAGCAGCAGCGGTCAGCGACTGAGCCGGAACAATTGGAACCGCTCGGCGGCGAACCTGCCCAAGCGGAAACAACCAAAGCGGAATTGCGCGCGCAGCACGAAAACAAGGGCTACAAGGCGGACGGAGCAAAGCGGGATTTCCAGCGACGGGACTGGAACAGGGAGGAAAGCCTGCGGAACGAAGGCGTAAAGCGGGAGCACGGAAGACGTGATGCGGCCAAAAGCGGGCATCGCGCCAAGCCGAAACAGCAGATGGATGAGGCGGGGTCGAAGAAGGAGCAAACACCGCAAGCCTGA
- a CDS encoding M23 family metallopeptidase, which produces MRSRHGRCASLWSLLIVLLLLAECIIWPTHQAEAEEPKGSEPNKYEARKQLFESMSALTGIPWPYLAAVDQYERTMHRKQKQTDKKERQLAITFSDRLWSGALNPNPSDSDPRTIAFFHGIGHDGNGDGKAEADNDEDVLYTMAQLILKHGTTKTDFRIGLWEYYQKARSVERIWQFARIYEHFDRLDLHQHAFPLPVRSEYSYRSTWGAARGWGGRRIHEGTDIFAGYGVPVRSTSYGVIEVMGWNRYGGWRIGIRDLNNHYHYYAHLSGFDKRWKEGDIVVPGDVLGWVGSSGYGKPGTQGKFPPHLHYGLYKDNGYTDWSFDPYPSLRQWEREERKRKKR; this is translated from the coding sequence GTGCGTTCGAGACATGGCCGCTGCGCATCGCTATGGTCTTTACTGATCGTGTTGCTGCTCTTAGCCGAATGCATCATATGGCCGACGCACCAGGCAGAAGCAGAGGAACCGAAGGGCTCGGAGCCCAACAAGTACGAAGCAAGAAAACAGCTCTTTGAAAGCATGAGCGCCTTGACCGGCATCCCCTGGCCTTATCTGGCAGCTGTTGATCAATATGAACGGACCATGCATCGCAAGCAGAAGCAAACAGACAAGAAGGAAAGACAGCTCGCCATCACATTTTCGGACAGGCTGTGGAGCGGCGCGCTGAATCCGAATCCGTCTGACTCGGATCCGCGAACAATCGCCTTCTTTCACGGTATCGGACACGATGGCAACGGGGATGGCAAAGCCGAGGCGGATAATGATGAAGATGTCCTCTATACGATGGCACAGCTCATCTTGAAGCACGGCACCACCAAGACGGACTTTCGCATCGGCTTGTGGGAATATTATCAAAAAGCACGCAGCGTGGAACGGATATGGCAATTTGCCCGCATTTACGAGCATTTCGACCGGCTGGACCTGCATCAGCATGCCTTCCCGTTGCCTGTTCGTTCCGAATATTCCTATCGCAGCACTTGGGGGGCGGCACGCGGCTGGGGAGGGAGACGCATTCACGAGGGCACCGATATTTTCGCCGGTTACGGCGTACCTGTACGCAGCACAAGCTACGGGGTGATCGAGGTAATGGGTTGGAACCGTTATGGAGGGTGGCGGATTGGCATCCGCGACCTGAACAATCATTATCATTACTACGCGCATCTGAGCGGATTTGATAAAAGGTGGAAGGAAGGAGATATCGTAGTACCAGGCGATGTCTTGGGATGGGTAGGCAGCTCCGGCTATGGAAAGCCCGGAACCCAAGGAAAGTTCCCGCCGCATCTGCATTATGGACTCTATAAGGACAACGGCTATACCGACTGGTCCTTCGATCCTTACCCTTCTCTGCGCCAATGGGAACGAGAGGAACGCAAGCGCAAAAAGCGCTGA
- the larE gene encoding ATP-dependent sacrificial sulfur transferase LarE: MTTMTLQDKDRRLGEILREMEQVLIAFSGGVDSTFVLKRAHQELGDKVLAVVAASETFPSREYDAAVKLAKDLGVSLHETIVSEFANANFVANNPDRCYHCKTGLYAHLQVIAKDLGYPFIIDGSNVDDLGDYRPGLKAKEEQGVRSVLQEAGLTKQEIRTLSKELGLPTWDKPSFACLSSRIPYGTRIDKQKIDQLDEGENFLLQLGFYQVRVRHHDKIARIEVMPQELAKAVEHHEAISAKFQSLGFQYVTLDLTGYRTGSMNEVLQAVKESKAR, translated from the coding sequence ATGACAACAATGACTTTGCAGGATAAGGATAGAAGGCTAGGGGAAATCCTGAGAGAGATGGAGCAAGTGTTGATTGCCTTCTCCGGCGGTGTGGACAGCACCTTCGTCCTGAAACGGGCCCACCAGGAGCTGGGCGATAAAGTGCTGGCCGTTGTGGCAGCCTCGGAAACATTCCCGTCCAGGGAATATGACGCTGCCGTCAAGCTGGCCAAGGATTTGGGCGTAAGCTTGCATGAAACAATTGTAAGCGAATTCGCCAATGCAAATTTCGTCGCGAACAACCCCGATCGCTGCTATCACTGCAAGACCGGCCTGTATGCCCATTTGCAGGTAATAGCCAAGGATTTGGGCTATCCTTTTATTATAGACGGCTCAAATGTGGATGATCTCGGCGATTACCGCCCGGGTCTGAAAGCGAAGGAAGAACAGGGCGTACGCAGTGTCCTGCAGGAAGCCGGGCTGACCAAGCAAGAGATCCGCACCTTGTCCAAGGAGCTCGGCCTGCCGACTTGGGATAAGCCCTCCTTCGCGTGCTTGTCTTCCAGAATTCCGTACGGCACCCGGATCGACAAGCAAAAAATCGATCAATTGGATGAGGGCGAGAACTTCTTGCTTCAGCTTGGCTTTTATCAGGTTCGCGTGCGCCATCACGATAAAATCGCACGGATCGAAGTCATGCCGCAGGAGCTTGCCAAGGCCGTCGAGCATCACGAAGCGATTTCCGCAAAGTTCCAGTCACTCGGCTTCCAATATGTCACGCTGGATCTGACCGGCTACCGCACAGGCAGCATGAATGAGGTGCTGCAGGCTGTCAAGGAGAGCAAAGCCCGATGA
- a CDS encoding YycC family protein, which yields MRPLQITAETAQMLAKKLNVPIEHIMHMPRHILLEKIAALSEDDAQEQANPNEKEAEK from the coding sequence ATGAGGCCCCTGCAAATAACCGCCGAAACTGCGCAAATGCTTGCCAAGAAACTCAATGTCCCCATTGAACATATTATGCATATGCCTCGGCATATTTTATTGGAGAAAATCGCCGCATTAAGCGAAGACGACGCCCAAGAACAAGCCAATCCGAACGAAAAAGAAGCGGAGAAATGA
- a CDS encoding DUF2225 domain-containing protein, with protein MVEPLYQKEVTCHHCGMGFKTSRVRPSFKKPVRRDTDFCAYYMDETANPEFYVVRVCPYCGFASTESFSESLTDAQKLQFQDKIANYWQITDYGGARSWEEAMKCYKLALLCAQLKKEKPRVISGILHHIAWLYRYKKNHEQESKFLEFALESYIEVYEQEGASVNDARLMYLIGELSRRLKRYNEAVRWFSRVVNDKTIMDAAMIQASREQWQMVREDMQRDKLSPEAIEEINKEAENA; from the coding sequence GTGGTCGAACCGTTATATCAGAAGGAAGTGACTTGCCATCACTGCGGGATGGGCTTCAAGACATCCAGAGTGCGCCCGAGCTTTAAGAAGCCAGTCAGACGGGACACCGATTTTTGCGCTTACTACATGGACGAGACAGCAAATCCAGAGTTCTATGTGGTCCGGGTTTGTCCATACTGCGGATTCGCTTCGACGGAAAGCTTCTCTGAAAGCCTGACAGATGCGCAAAAGCTGCAGTTTCAGGACAAGATCGCTAATTATTGGCAGATAACCGATTATGGCGGCGCACGTTCGTGGGAAGAGGCCATGAAGTGCTATAAACTCGCCTTGCTATGTGCGCAGCTTAAGAAGGAAAAGCCTCGCGTAATTTCCGGTATTTTGCATCATATTGCCTGGTTGTACCGATATAAAAAGAATCATGAGCAAGAGAGCAAATTTCTCGAATTTGCTCTGGAAAGTTACATAGAGGTGTACGAGCAGGAAGGAGCCAGCGTGAACGATGCCCGGTTGATGTACTTGATCGGGGAGCTGTCCCGACGGTTGAAGCGTTATAACGAAGCAGTGCGTTGGTTCTCACGGGTGGTGAACGATAAGACGATTATGGATGCAGCCATGATTCAGGCATCTCGGGAACAATGGCAGATGGTGAGGGAAGATATGCAGCGCGACAAGCTTTCCCCGGAAGCGATTGAGGAAATCAACAAAGAAGCGGAGAATGCCTGA
- a CDS encoding nucleoside recognition domain-containing protein, producing MNTETRTSTWIWGTMTAAFLWLFYLHPGESLEAALLGVDIWWHVLLPALLPFLVMAEILLGFGVVHFIGTLVDPLMRPLFRVPGIGGFVMAMGFASGYPVAAKLTAQLHSQGLLSRLESTRLVAFCTTSDPIFLIGAVSVGFFGRPELALALAVAHYVGALLVGIGMRYAGNSDKSQPHLPDNPQVASRARQVRASLVRRAFRAMQEAKAADGRLFGQLLQDALKSALNLILIIGGLVVFFSVVIALLKQAGLVGLMIDSLGWLFRLAGIPLALSPAVVNGLFEVTLGAKSAGAAAADSGLLAAASLTAFILSWGGFSVHAQVASLLHGTGVAYRTFLWARLAHGILAALLLLLLWPLFGLVSG from the coding sequence GTGAATACCGAAACCCGCACATCAACTTGGATTTGGGGAACTATGACCGCCGCTTTCTTGTGGCTCTTCTATCTCCATCCCGGCGAGTCGCTGGAAGCGGCCTTGCTCGGCGTGGATATCTGGTGGCATGTGCTGCTGCCTGCCCTCCTGCCCTTTCTCGTCATGGCCGAAATTTTGCTTGGCTTCGGCGTCGTGCATTTTATCGGGACTTTAGTAGACCCGCTCATGCGTCCGCTCTTCCGTGTCCCCGGCATTGGCGGTTTCGTCATGGCCATGGGATTCGCATCCGGCTATCCGGTTGCGGCCAAATTAACCGCTCAATTGCACAGCCAAGGACTGCTGAGCAGATTGGAAAGCACCCGATTAGTCGCCTTCTGTACTACCTCCGACCCCATATTTTTGATCGGTGCGGTATCCGTGGGCTTTTTCGGTCGGCCGGAGCTTGCCCTGGCCTTGGCTGTCGCACACTACGTCGGCGCTTTGCTGGTCGGTATTGGCATGCGCTATGCCGGAAATTCGGACAAAAGCCAGCCTCACTTGCCGGACAACCCGCAAGTGGCGTCTCGCGCTCGCCAAGTCCGGGCCTCGTTGGTGCGCAGAGCATTCCGGGCCATGCAAGAAGCAAAGGCAGCAGACGGAAGGCTGTTCGGACAACTGCTCCAGGACGCGCTCAAATCGGCGCTTAACCTGATCCTTATTATCGGCGGTCTTGTCGTTTTTTTCTCCGTCGTTATCGCTTTGCTCAAGCAAGCAGGCCTTGTCGGACTCATGATTGATTCGCTGGGGTGGCTGTTCCGGCTGGCAGGGATTCCGCTTGCCCTGTCTCCTGCTGTCGTCAACGGACTGTTTGAAGTCACGCTCGGCGCCAAGTCTGCCGGTGCCGCTGCAGCCGATTCCGGCCTGCTGGCCGCCGCTTCCTTGACCGCCTTCATTCTTTCCTGGGGCGGCTTTAGTGTACATGCTCAAGTAGCAAGCTTGCTGCACGGCACCGGTGTCGCCTATCGCACCTTTCTCTGGGCCAGGCTCGCACATGGCATCCTCGCCGCTCTGCTGCTCCTGTTGCTTTGGCCTTTATTCGGACTCGTCTCCGGCTAG
- the larC gene encoding nickel insertion protein, whose translation MAFSHKEEHVDEGMLLLQANIDDMNPEWTSAVMDRLFALGANDVYWVPIVMKKGRPGIMLNVLCADSLAEEAKSLIFRETTTLGLRIIPLSVHRLSRAFLEVETPWGSVPVKIGSHNGQVVQYAPEFDVCDRIAREQKIPLKEVYDAVRYAYKARTQSELSD comes from the coding sequence ATGGCTTTTTCCCATAAGGAGGAGCATGTGGATGAAGGGATGCTTTTGCTGCAAGCGAACATTGACGATATGAATCCGGAATGGACCTCTGCCGTGATGGACAGGCTGTTTGCGCTGGGAGCCAATGACGTATATTGGGTGCCGATTGTCATGAAAAAAGGGCGCCCCGGCATCATGCTGAACGTGCTTTGCGCGGATTCGCTTGCGGAAGAGGCGAAATCGCTGATTTTCCGGGAAACGACGACGCTTGGTCTGCGTATAATTCCCCTGTCGGTTCATAGGCTGTCTCGAGCGTTTCTTGAAGTGGAGACGCCATGGGGGAGTGTGCCTGTCAAAATTGGCTCGCATAACGGGCAAGTGGTGCAGTATGCGCCGGAATTTGACGTTTGTGATCGAATCGCCCGGGAGCAAAAGATCCCGTTGAAGGAAGTCTATGATGCAGTACGCTATGCGTACAAGGCTAGGACGCAAAGTGAACTAAGCGACTGA
- the lipA gene encoding lipoyl synthase, which yields MDRRESSMAVDKTERKPEWLKIKLASGEDFQEVKELKQMMRSKTLHTVCEEAKCPNLHECWANRTATFMILGETCTRACRFCAVNSGLPNELDLQEPERVAEAAEQMGLQHCVITSVARDDLEDGGAMIFAETIRAVRKRLPLCSVEVLIPDFLGNWESLYKVLDANPDVLNHNIETVESQSDRVRSKAKYRRSLELLEKSKAYKPNIPTKSSIMVGVGENWEELLQTMDDLRAVDCNIMTIGQYLQPTRKHLRIEKYYTPDEFAKLKEEGMKRGFSHVESGPLVRSSYHAREQKAAADQTLGGVKA from the coding sequence GTGGATCGGAGGGAGAGCAGCATGGCTGTGGACAAGACAGAACGCAAGCCGGAATGGCTGAAAATCAAATTAGCCTCCGGAGAAGACTTTCAGGAAGTCAAGGAATTGAAGCAGATGATGCGGAGCAAGACGCTGCACACCGTATGCGAGGAGGCCAAATGTCCGAATCTGCACGAGTGTTGGGCAAATCGCACCGCAACCTTTATGATATTGGGCGAAACCTGTACGCGAGCATGCCGGTTCTGTGCCGTCAATTCGGGACTGCCGAATGAGCTCGATCTGCAGGAGCCCGAGCGTGTGGCGGAAGCCGCCGAGCAGATGGGACTGCAGCATTGCGTGATCACCTCCGTGGCGCGGGACGATCTGGAGGACGGGGGCGCAATGATTTTCGCCGAAACGATTCGCGCGGTTCGCAAGCGCCTCCCGCTGTGCAGTGTGGAAGTGCTGATCCCGGATTTTCTGGGGAATTGGGAATCGCTGTACAAAGTGCTCGATGCGAATCCGGATGTGTTGAATCATAATATCGAGACGGTCGAAAGCCAATCGGATCGTGTCCGTTCCAAGGCGAAGTATCGCAGATCGCTGGAGTTGCTTGAGAAGTCCAAGGCCTACAAGCCCAATATTCCGACAAAGTCGAGTATTATGGTCGGCGTAGGGGAGAACTGGGAGGAATTGCTGCAGACGATGGACGACCTGCGCGCAGTCGATTGCAATATTATGACGATCGGCCAGTATCTTCAACCGACACGCAAGCATTTGAGAATTGAAAAGTACTATACGCCGGATGAGTTCGCTAAGTTGAAGGAAGAAGGTATGAAGCGGGGCTTTAGCCACGTGGAATCGGGTCCGCTTGTCCGCAGCTCCTACCATGCCCGCGAACAGAAGGCGGCAGCCGACCAAACACTCGGAGGGGTTAAGGCGTAA
- the larC gene encoding nickel pincer cofactor biosynthesis protein LarC, which yields MRILYLDCFSGISGDMTLAALVDAGADQAYIEEELQKLNLDPYTLQWKRVVKCGISSLKLDVILDPGNPPSHHRHYADIVRMIEAAALDSQVTALALAIFEKIAIAEAKIHQVPVETVHFHEVGAVDSIVDVVGAALAIHSLRPDRIIASPVPLGSGTVRCDHGLYPVPAPATLEMMKGLPVSRSNHAFELTTPTGAGIIAGLVDQFSSSLPSMRVEAVGYGAGTRDLPGQPNVLRVIAGTADSRLILEPVQAFQPQPHEHGHAHDHHHEHRHGHEHHHGLEHGHDHHHEHGHHEHGHHEHGHHAHDHARHDNGNGHKHPHASDEGRQISANHHPHERSQSQCGEPKH from the coding sequence GTGCGTATTTTATATTTGGACTGCTTCTCCGGCATCAGCGGCGATATGACGCTTGCCGCTCTCGTCGATGCCGGTGCAGATCAGGCCTACATAGAAGAAGAGCTTCAGAAGCTTAACCTCGATCCCTATACCTTGCAGTGGAAGCGCGTCGTCAAATGCGGCATTTCCTCGCTCAAGCTGGATGTCATTCTGGACCCGGGCAATCCGCCCTCCCATCATCGCCATTATGCGGACATTGTCCGGATGATCGAAGCGGCCGCATTGGACAGTCAAGTAACGGCGCTCGCACTGGCCATCTTCGAGAAAATCGCCATTGCGGAAGCCAAGATACATCAGGTGCCTGTCGAAACCGTTCACTTCCATGAAGTCGGCGCCGTCGATTCCATCGTCGATGTCGTCGGAGCGGCGCTGGCGATTCACAGTCTGCGCCCCGACCGCATTATCGCCTCGCCCGTGCCTCTCGGAAGCGGTACGGTCCGCTGCGACCATGGCTTGTATCCGGTGCCCGCTCCGGCTACATTAGAAATGATGAAAGGGCTGCCCGTCAGCCGTTCCAACCATGCCTTCGAACTGACTACGCCTACCGGCGCCGGCATCATCGCCGGTCTGGTGGATCAATTCTCCAGCAGCCTGCCGTCCATGCGCGTCGAGGCGGTCGGTTACGGCGCGGGTACAAGGGATTTGCCGGGACAACCCAATGTTCTGCGGGTCATCGCCGGCACGGCCGACTCTCGCCTCATTCTCGAGCCGGTACAAGCTTTCCAGCCGCAGCCGCACGAGCATGGACATGCTCATGACCACCATCATGAACACCGACATGGGCATGAGCATCATCACGGACTTGAGCATGGACACGACCATCATCACGAACATGGGCATCACGAACATGGGCATCACGAACATGGGCATCACGCCCATGATCATGCCCGTCACGACAATGGGAATGGACACAAGCATCCACACGCTTCCGATGAAGGCAGGCAAATTTCCGCTAATCACCATCCGCACGAAAGGAGTCAGTCGCAGTGCGGAGAGCCTAAGCATTAA
- the yunB gene encoding sporulation protein YunB has translation MKWKRRRWQNSRTVKKGGKRRVFFLCIVIVFFMSIQSFIFVDRNLKPTLMNVAQIRIKQIATQAINKAVTEKVAQRTNFDNLVDWKYDRNNKITGFMLNYAEHMTITSETEHVVQSTLDNLQKIPEHVPLGQALDSAILASFSPDIPIKFVPAGAVQVELNTRQKDAGINMLLVEVYIRITVEVAIIIPFETKSEIVTTEVPISYLLVVGDVPMYFFDGRGRPLDQHSSGAMPPPTIAIPPISEQEDAAAGQNATGQ, from the coding sequence GTGAAATGGAAGCGACGTAGATGGCAAAACAGCCGAACGGTGAAGAAGGGCGGAAAACGCCGTGTGTTTTTTCTATGTATCGTAATTGTTTTCTTCATGTCCATCCAAAGCTTTATTTTTGTGGACCGCAATTTGAAGCCGACTCTGATGAATGTGGCTCAAATACGGATCAAGCAGATTGCCACCCAAGCAATCAACAAAGCCGTGACGGAGAAGGTTGCGCAGCGAACGAATTTCGATAATCTGGTAGATTGGAAGTATGACCGGAACAACAAAATTACAGGCTTTATGTTGAATTATGCCGAGCATATGACGATTACTTCGGAAACTGAGCATGTCGTACAGAGCACACTCGACAACTTGCAGAAAATTCCGGAGCATGTGCCGTTAGGGCAAGCGCTTGACAGTGCCATTCTGGCATCGTTCAGCCCGGATATTCCGATCAAGTTTGTACCGGCGGGAGCCGTGCAGGTGGAACTGAATACGAGGCAGAAGGATGCCGGCATCAATATGCTCCTTGTCGAGGTGTATATTCGGATCACTGTGGAGGTTGCGATCATCATTCCATTCGAAACGAAATCGGAGATTGTGACGACGGAAGTGCCGATTTCCTATCTGCTCGTTGTAGGAGATGTGCCGATGTACTTCTTCGACGGGCGCGGACGTCCGCTGGATCAGCATTCGTCAGGAGCGATGCCTCCGCCGACAATTGCCATTCCTCCAATTAGTGAACAGGAGGATGCCGCAGCGGGTCAGAACGCTACGGGTCAATAG